A region of the Burkholderia savannae genome:
CGTACACCGCGGCCGCCATTCGCTGCAGCAGCGCCGCGCCGTTGTCGCCGAACGCGCGCCGCACGCCGGTCAGCAGCGCGCCCGACAGGCGCGGGCCGGCCTGGAAGATCACGAACAGCGTGACGAGCATGAAGCCGAACAGCACCGCCGCGTGCGCGACGCGCGAACCGAAGTGGCGGCCGAACGTGACGACGGTCCCGCTGTCGACGCCCTTCACCGCCGCCGGATGCAGCGGCTTCGCGAGATTCGCCTGCCACCACGCGCTCGCCTGCTGCGAGCCGAACGGCAGACGCGACAGCGCGTCGGGCGCGGGAATGCCCGCCTGCTCGGCGCGATGCAGCCAGCCGAGCAACTCGTGGCTCTGGTCGACCGCCTCGACGAGCCCCGCCGCGATCGGCACGACGACGAGCAGCGCGATCGCCGTCGTCAACGCGGCGGCGACGAGCGTCGCGCGGCCGTGAAAGGCGGGATGCGCGTCGATGCGGCGCAACGCTGGCCACAGCGCGATCGCGACGACGCATGCCCATGCGATCGCGGGAATGAAATCGCGAATCACCCACAACGCGAGCGCGACG
Encoded here:
- a CDS encoding AI-2E family transporter, which codes for MVQNAPVSPEPSGRPKAQSIALGALYAALVALALWVIRDFIPAIAWACVVAIALWPALRRIDAHPAFHGRATLVAAALTTAIALLVVVPIAAGLVEAVDQSHELLGWLHRAEQAGIPAPDALSRLPFGSQQASAWWQANLAKPLHPAAVKGVDSGTVVTFGRHFGSRVAHAAVLFGFMLVTLFVIFQAGPRLSGALLTGVRRAFGDNGAALLQRMAAAVYGTVTGLVVVGFGEGVLLGIAYAFAGLPHAALLGLVTAVAAMLPFCAPLVFCGAALWLFVQGAAGWAIGLAAFGFVVVFVAEHFVRPVLIGSSARLPFLLVLFGILGGAETFGLLGLFVGPALMTVLTVLWAEWVD